The DNA window GGGCCGAGACCGCCGGGGCCCGGCCCGGCCCGGCGGGGGACGCCGCCGAGGAGGTGCCGCTCGCCGAACGCCTGGCCGCCCTGCGCGCCGCCGAACTGGCCCGCACGGACCGCCTGGTCTACCCCACGCCGCAGGCGGAGCCGGTCCTGGAGGTGCGGGGCCTGTCCATCGCCTTCCCCGACCAGCACGGCGACGTCGACATTGTCGACAACGTCTCCTTCTGCGTGCGCCCCGGCGAGACCATGGGTCTGGTGGGCGAGTCCGGGTGCGGCAAGTCGATCACCTCCATGGCGGTCATGGGGCTGCTGCCGCCCACCGCCCGCATCACCGGCGAGATCGCCTTCAAGGGCGCGGACATCCTGGCCATGACCCCCGCCGAGCACAACGCCCTGCGCGGGCACGAGATGAGCATGATCTACCAGGACGCCCTGTCCTCGCTCAACCCCTCCATGCTCATCCGCTCCCAGATGAAGCAGCTGACCCGCCGCGGGGGCACCCGCAGCGCCGAGGAGCTCCTGGAACTGGTCGGCCTGGACCCGGCGCGCACCCTCAGGAGCTACCCGCACGAGCTGTCCGGCGGCCAGCGCCAGCGCGTCCTGATCGCCATGGCCCTGACCCGCGACCCCGCCCTGGTCATCGCCGACGAGCCCACCACCGCCCTGGACGTGACCGTCCAGAAGCAGGTCATCGACCTGCTGGGCGAGCTGCGCGAGCGGCTGGGCTTCGCCATGGTCTTCGTCAGTCACGACCTGGCCCTGGTCGCCAAGGTCGCCCACCGCATCACCGTCATGTACGCCGGGCAGGTGGTCGAGCAGGCCACCACCTCCGAGCTGCTGACCAACCCCGTCCACGAGTACACCCGCGGCCTGCTGGGGGCGGTCCTGTCCATTGAGTCCGGTTCCCGGCGCCTGCACCAGGTGTGCGGCACGGTCCCCAGTCCCGGGGAGTTCGTCAGGGGCGACCGTTTCGCCCCGCGTTCGTCCCACCCGGGGGTCGGCCTGGACACCCGGCCCGTCCTCAAGCCCGTGGCCGGGGCGGGCGAGCACTACTACGCCATCACGCCCGAACTCGAGGCGGTCCTGGCGGGGGAGGCCCACTGATGAGCACGCGTACGAGCACGCCCGCCACCGCCGACTGGAACCCGCGCACCGACCCGGTCATTGAGCTGCGCCGCGTCCACGTCGTCCACCGCTCGCGCACCGGCGGGCTGCTGCGCCCCGGCACGGTCCACGCCGTCGACGGCGTGTCGCTGGCCGTCCGGCGCGGCGAGACTCTCGGCCTGGTGGGCGAGTCCGGGTGCGGCAAGTCCACGACCGCTCGCGTCATGGTGGGCCTCCAGGCCCCCAGCCGCGGCGAAGTCCGCTTCAAGGGGCGCCGGCTCGGCCGCTCCGCCGCCGAGCGGCGCGAGCTGGGCAGGTCCGTGTCCGTGGTCTTCCAGGACCCGGCCACGGCGCTCAACCCGCGCATGATCGTCCACGACGCGCTCATCGACCCGCTCAACGTCCACGGCATCGGCTCGCCCGCCCAGCGCGAGGCCCGGGTCCGCGAACTGCTGCACCTGGTGGGCCTGCCGCCCAGCGCCCTGGGCGTGCTGCCCCGCCAGATCTCCGGCGGCCAGCGCCAGCGCGTGGCCATCGCCCGGGCCCTGGCCCTGGACCCCGACATTATCGTCGCCGACGAGCCCACCAGCGCCCTGGACGTGTCCGTGCGCGCCCAGGTCCTCAACCTCCTCCAGGACCTCAAGGCGGCCCTCGGACTGGGCCTGGTCTTCATCAGCCACGACATCAACACGGTCCGCCACGTCTCGGACCGCATCGCGGTCATGTACCTGGGCCGGATCCTCGAGACGGGCCCGACCGAGGAGATCTTCGCCCGCCCGCGCCAGGACTACACGCGCACCCTCCTGAGTGCCGTGCCCAGCCTGCTGGGGGCCTGAGCGGCGCCCGCGCCGTCCGCAACCGACCATCCCGTAGAAAGAAGTCACATGGACACCCGCTTCACAGGCGTCATCCCCCCGGTCATCACCCCCTTCCGGGACGGGCGCGTTGACCTCGACAGCCTCGACCGCCTGATCGACCTGCTCATCGGCGCCGGCGTCGACGGCCTGTTCCTCCTGGGTTCCTCCGGCGAGGCCGCCTACCTCACCGATTCCCGGCGCGAGGCCATCGTGGCCCGCGCCGTGGCCCGCGCCGACGGGCGGGTGCCCGTCCTGGCGGGGGCCATCGACACCACCGCGCCCCGCGTCATCGAGCAGGCCCGGCGCGCCGCGGCCGCCGGCGCCGACGCCGTCGTGGCCACCTGCCCCTTCTACGCCCTCAACGACGCGGCCGAGATCGAGGACCACTTCCGGGCGATCGGGGCGGGCGTGGACGTGCCGCTGTTCGCCTACGACGTGCCCGTGCGCCTGGGCGGGGCCCGGCCGACGGCGGAGGTGCTCGTGCACCTGGGGGCCGACGGCGTGCTGACCGGCGTCAAGGACTCCTCGGGCGACGACGTCGGCCTGCGCCGCCTGGTGGCCGCCAATGCGGCCGCCGGCCACCCCCTGGCCCTGCTCACCGGCCACGAGTGCGTTGTCGACGCCATGGCCCTGCTGGGCGCCGACGGCGTCGTGCCCGGCTACGGCAATGTCGAGCCCCGCCCCTACGTTGAGCTGTGGGCGGCCGCCCGGCGCGGGGACTGGGAGGAGGCCCGCCGCCTCCAGGAGAGGATCTGCGCCGGCTTCGAGATCGTGCGCGTCCCCCGGGGGCGCTCGGCCGACGCCACCGGCATCGGCGCCTTCAAGACCGTCATGCAGGCCCAGGGCACCATCGCCTCCAATGAGATGGCCTTCCCGGTGCGCGCACTGGAGGGCGAGACCAGGGAGCGGATCCTGGCCATCGCCCGCTCGCGAGGCCTGATCTGAGATGGGGGCGGCCTGCGCCGCCGGAGTGCGGCCATCGCGCGCGCCCCGGCCCGAGGACGCGCCCCGACCGCCCGCCGCGGACGGGGCCGTCGTGGGCGTCGACCTGGGCGGCACCAAGATCGCCGCCGCCCTCGTCGGGCCCGACGGCGCCCTGCGGTCGGCCACCCTCCGGACGCCCACGCCCGCCCGCCGGGGCCCCGACGCCGTCCTCGACGCCGTCGCGGACCTGGTCGAGCGGGTCGTGGCCGGCGCCGCGGCCCCCGGCCGGCCCGGCGCCGTCGCAGCGGTGGGCATCGGTTCGGCGGGCGTCATCGACGCCGAGCGGGGCGCGGTGCTCTCGGCCACCGACGCGATCACCGGGTGGGCGGGCACGGACGTGGCCGGCGGCGTGTCCGCCCGCCTGGCGGCCGCCGGCGTCCGGGCCCCCGACGGCGCGGCCCCCCTGGTGCACGTCGACAACGACGTCAACGCCCACGCCGCCGGCGAGGCCCGGTTCGGGGCGGGGCGGGGGCGCTCCAGCGCCCTGGTCGTGGCCGTGGGCACGGGCGTGGGCGCGGCCCTCGTCCTGGACGGGCGCATCCACCGCGGCGCCCACTTCCTGGCCGGGGAGATGGGGCACATGCCCTGCGGGGAGGCGCAGGGGGAGACCTGCACCTGCGGGCGGCCCGGCCACCTGGAGGCCGTGGCCGCCGGGCCGCAGATCGCCCGCCGCTACCGGCGGGCCACCGGGGACGAGACGGTGACCGGCGCCGCGCAGGTCGAGCGCCTCGCCGAGGCCGGCGACGCCGTCGCCCGACGGGTCTACCGGCGGGCCGCCCTCGCCCTGGGCCGGGCCCTGGCCGGGGCCGTCACCGTCCTGGACCCCGAGGTCGTCATTGTCTCCGGCGGTCTGGCCCGCTCCGGCGGGCTGTGGTGGGGGCCCCTGCGCCGGACCCTGCGCGGCGAGCTCGTCGACCTGGTCGCCGAGCGGATCGAGATCCTGCCCGCCGCCCTGGGCGGTGCCGCTCCCATTATTGGCGCGGCCCACGAGGCCCGCCTGCGCCTGGGGGCGGCCCCCGGTCCCGGTCCCGACGCCGGGCCCGGCCCCGCCCGCCCCGGCACCGGTTCCGACACCGGCCCCGACCCCGACACCCGACCCCGACAGGAGGCGCCATGAGCCCACTCCACCCCGTTCTCGAGCGCCTGCGCGGCGGCCTCATCGCTTCGGCCCAGGCCTACCCCGGCGAGCCCATGCGCGACCCGCGCACCATGGACCAGGTGGCCCGGGCCTGCGCGGCCGGCGGCGCCGCCGGCATACGCGCCCAGGGCCTGGCGGACCTGGCCCTGATCACCCAGCACGTGGACGTGCCCGTCATCGGCCTGTGGAAGGACGGCCACGACGGCGTCTTCATCACCCCCACCCTCACGCACGCCATCGCCGTGGCCGCCACCGGCTGCCAGATCGTGGCCCTCGACGCCACCGGGCGCCCGCGGCCCGACGGCCTGAGCCTGGCCCGCACCATCGCGGGCCTCAAACAGGCCCGCCCGGACGTGCTCGTCATGGCCGACTGCGGCTGCCTGGACGACGCCCGGGCGGCCCAGGACGCAGGTGCGGACGTGCTGGGCACTACGCTGGCCGGCTACACGGGCGAGCGGCCCGCGACCGAGGGCCCCGACCTCGAGCTCGTCGACCAGGTGGCGGCCATCGCCGAGGTCCCCCTTATCGCCGAGGGGCGCGTTCACACCCCGGCCCAGGCGGCGGCGGCCCTGGAGCACGGGGCCTTCGCCGTCGTCGTCGGCACCGCCATCACCCACCCCACGACCATCACCTCCTGGTTCGTCCAGGCCCTGCGGTCGCGCTGAGCGGGCGGCGCGCCGATCCGCTCGGGTCCGACGGCCCGCCCCGCCGATCGGTGACGCGTGTGACTGGTGATGCTCCAGATGTGATTAAGAGATCTCAATTCGACGGCACGCCGTGAGAGAACGCCGTCATATCTGACAAAACGGGCGGTTTGTGCATAGCGTTACCGCCAGCGGCGCCCACCGGGCGCCCGTCCGCAATCGACATCGAGAGGCAGATACATGTCCGTCAACCGCACCGAGCTCATCGCAGCCATCGCCGAGAAGGCCGGCCTGACCAAGACCGACGCCGACGCCTTCCTCGGCGCGTTCCAGGACGTCCTGGTGGAGAACGTCGCCAAGGGCGAGACCGTCAAGATCACCGGGCTGATGGGCGTCGAGCGGGTCGAGCGCGCCGCCCGCACCGGCCGCAACCCCCGCACCGGCGAGGAGATCCAGATCCCCGCCGGCTACGGCGTCAAGCTGACCGTCGGCTCCGCCCTGAAGAAGGCCGTCGCCAAGTGAGCGCATGACCGGCCCCGCGCCGGCACCGCCTCGCGGCCGGGACCGGGGGCGCACCACCGAATGGTGGCGCGCCCCCGGCGTTTGCCCGCCGGCCCCGGGGCCGGGGATGGGGCGGCCGCCGCGCGCCC is part of the Actinomyces sp. oral taxon 414 genome and encodes:
- a CDS encoding dipeptide/oligopeptide/nickel ABC transporter permease/ATP-binding protein → MPHRRTLDRVSRPGLRFQGWRRLPAGSRIAVVILALIAAMAILAPVVAPYDPGDTGLAKVEHTVHVEGIGDTVISDTAVPPSARHLFGTDKPSRDIFSRAVYGARVSLVVGLSATGIALALAAVLGAVAATGRKWVGEIVMRVLDVLMSFPGIALAAVLVLAMVKRLPVVPVIIIATAVVYTPQLTRVVRANILAQFGEDYVAASRVMGARVPWILFKHVVRNCIAPIMVYATVLVADAIVFEASLSFLNAGIKSVNTPTWGNMLSEGKELLLSGHWWPTFFPGLMILITTLCLNVLSEGLTDAMASPSIRARVGAADVEADEEAMRAEEAAGAGDRADDDAGAETAGARPGPAGDAAEEVPLAERLAALRAAELARTDRLVYPTPQAEPVLEVRGLSIAFPDQHGDVDIVDNVSFCVRPGETMGLVGESGCGKSITSMAVMGLLPPTARITGEIAFKGADILAMTPAEHNALRGHEMSMIYQDALSSLNPSMLIRSQMKQLTRRGGTRSAEELLELVGLDPARTLRSYPHELSGGQRQRVLIAMALTRDPALVIADEPTTALDVTVQKQVIDLLGELRERLGFAMVFVSHDLALVAKVAHRITVMYAGQVVEQATTSELLTNPVHEYTRGLLGAVLSIESGSRRLHQVCGTVPSPGEFVRGDRFAPRSSHPGVGLDTRPVLKPVAGAGEHYYAITPELEAVLAGEAH
- a CDS encoding ATP-binding cassette domain-containing protein, encoding MSTRTSTPATADWNPRTDPVIELRRVHVVHRSRTGGLLRPGTVHAVDGVSLAVRRGETLGLVGESGCGKSTTARVMVGLQAPSRGEVRFKGRRLGRSAAERRELGRSVSVVFQDPATALNPRMIVHDALIDPLNVHGIGSPAQREARVRELLHLVGLPPSALGVLPRQISGGQRQRVAIARALALDPDIIVADEPTSALDVSVRAQVLNLLQDLKAALGLGLVFISHDINTVRHVSDRIAVMYLGRILETGPTEEIFARPRQDYTRTLLSAVPSLLGA
- a CDS encoding dihydrodipicolinate synthase family protein codes for the protein MDTRFTGVIPPVITPFRDGRVDLDSLDRLIDLLIGAGVDGLFLLGSSGEAAYLTDSRREAIVARAVARADGRVPVLAGAIDTTAPRVIEQARRAAAAGADAVVATCPFYALNDAAEIEDHFRAIGAGVDVPLFAYDVPVRLGGARPTAEVLVHLGADGVLTGVKDSSGDDVGLRRLVAANAAAGHPLALLTGHECVVDAMALLGADGVVPGYGNVEPRPYVELWAAARRGDWEEARRLQERICAGFEIVRVPRGRSADATGIGAFKTVMQAQGTIASNEMAFPVRALEGETRERILAIARSRGLI
- a CDS encoding ROK family protein, whose product is MRPSRAPRPEDAPRPPAADGAVVGVDLGGTKIAAALVGPDGALRSATLRTPTPARRGPDAVLDAVADLVERVVAGAAAPGRPGAVAAVGIGSAGVIDAERGAVLSATDAITGWAGTDVAGGVSARLAAAGVRAPDGAAPLVHVDNDVNAHAAGEARFGAGRGRSSALVVAVGTGVGAALVLDGRIHRGAHFLAGEMGHMPCGEAQGETCTCGRPGHLEAVAAGPQIARRYRRATGDETVTGAAQVERLAEAGDAVARRVYRRAALALGRALAGAVTVLDPEVVIVSGGLARSGGLWWGPLRRTLRGELVDLVAERIEILPAALGGAAPIIGAAHEARLRLGAAPGPGPDAGPGPARPGTGSDTGPDPDTRPRQEAP
- a CDS encoding N-acetylmannosamine-6-phosphate 2-epimerase, giving the protein MSPLHPVLERLRGGLIASAQAYPGEPMRDPRTMDQVARACAAGGAAGIRAQGLADLALITQHVDVPVIGLWKDGHDGVFITPTLTHAIAVAATGCQIVALDATGRPRPDGLSLARTIAGLKQARPDVLVMADCGCLDDARAAQDAGADVLGTTLAGYTGERPATEGPDLELVDQVAAIAEVPLIAEGRVHTPAQAAAALEHGAFAVVVGTAITHPTTITSWFVQALRSR
- a CDS encoding HU family DNA-binding protein; protein product: MSVNRTELIAAIAEKAGLTKTDADAFLGAFQDVLVENVAKGETVKITGLMGVERVERAARTGRNPRTGEEIQIPAGYGVKLTVGSALKKAVAK